The proteins below are encoded in one region of Micromonospora sp. DSM 45708:
- a CDS encoding STAS domain-containing protein has protein sequence MSLTVHTEQRGDVVVVSVAGELDMATAPQLQDQITDLLDKGRSRLVFDLAEVSFCDSTGLSVFVRAKNSCDEAGGVVRLAAPQRGVLRILEVSGLVEVLHTYPTVDEAVAGDPTPASS, from the coding sequence ATGTCCCTGACGGTGCACACGGAACAGCGCGGCGACGTGGTCGTGGTGTCGGTCGCGGGCGAGCTGGACATGGCCACCGCACCGCAGCTCCAGGACCAGATCACCGACCTGCTCGACAAGGGGCGCAGCCGCCTCGTGTTCGACCTGGCCGAGGTGTCGTTCTGCGACTCGACCGGGCTGTCGGTGTTCGTCCGCGCCAAGAACAGCTGCGACGAGGCCGGCGGCGTGGTCCGGCTGGCCGCCCCGCAGCGCGGCGTGCTGCGCATCCTTGAGGTCAGCGGCCTGGTCGAGGTGCTGCACACCTACCCGACGGTGGACGAAGCCGTCGCGGGCGACCCCACCCCGGCCTCCTCCTGA
- a CDS encoding PP2C family protein-serine/threonine phosphatase gives MTLILRSAILNDVGLVRTNNEDSALAGDRLVAVADGMGGLPAGEVASEIVIRILDELTPPTGADEAADALRAVVSTANQRIRAAITVDPARDGMGTTLTAALLAGDRLVLAQVGDSRCYLLRDHELTQLTRDDTFVQALVDQGALSRDQARHHPQRSLVTRAVQGQDAPPAVGALTVFSGDRLLLCSDGLSDYVEDAAIAAALATYGDRQQCGEQLVKLAHQAGAPDNVTVVISDVTEA, from the coding sequence ATGACGCTCATCCTCCGCTCGGCCATCCTCAACGACGTCGGCCTCGTCCGGACCAACAACGAGGACTCCGCCCTCGCCGGTGACCGCCTGGTGGCGGTGGCCGACGGCATGGGCGGCCTCCCGGCCGGCGAGGTGGCCAGCGAGATCGTCATCCGGATCCTGGACGAGCTGACGCCGCCCACCGGCGCCGACGAGGCGGCCGACGCGCTGCGCGCCGTGGTCAGCACCGCCAACCAGCGGATCCGGGCGGCCATCACGGTGGACCCGGCCCGCGACGGCATGGGCACGACGCTGACCGCCGCGCTGCTGGCCGGCGACCGGCTGGTGCTCGCCCAGGTCGGCGACTCCCGCTGCTACCTGCTGCGCGATCACGAGCTGACCCAGCTCACCCGCGACGACACGTTCGTGCAGGCGCTGGTCGACCAGGGCGCGCTCTCCCGCGACCAGGCCCGGCACCACCCGCAGCGCTCCCTGGTCACCCGCGCGGTGCAGGGCCAGGACGCTCCGCCGGCGGTGGGGGCGCTCACCGTCTTTTCCGGCGACCGGCTGCTGCTGTGCAGCGACGGCCTCTCCGACTACGTGGAGGACGCCGCCATCGCCGCCGCGCTCGCCACCTACGGCGACCGGCAGCAGTGCGGCGAGCAGTTGGTGAAGCTGGCCCACCAGGCCGGCGCGCCGGACAACGTCACAGTGGTCATCTCCGACGTCACCGAGGCCTGA
- a CDS encoding ATP-binding protein, protein MTAGLDLGTPATQAIRSDEDVVRVRQLVRTTAVAVRLSLVDQTKLVTAASELARNTLIYGGGGSAEVTTVSDGRRRGVRIVFADHGPGIPDLDLALTDGYTTGGGLGLGLSGARRLVDDFDIRTAVGDGTQITITKWSR, encoded by the coding sequence ATGACCGCCGGCCTCGACCTGGGGACGCCGGCGACGCAGGCGATCCGTAGCGACGAGGACGTGGTGCGGGTCCGGCAGCTGGTGCGTACCACCGCCGTCGCGGTCCGGCTCTCCCTGGTCGACCAGACCAAGCTGGTCACCGCCGCCAGCGAGCTGGCCCGCAACACGCTGATCTACGGTGGCGGGGGCAGCGCCGAGGTGACCACCGTCTCCGACGGCCGACGACGCGGCGTCCGCATCGTCTTCGCCGACCACGGGCCGGGCATCCCCGACCTCGACCTGGCCCTCACCGACGGCTACACCACCGGCGGCGGGCTGGGCCTCGGCCTCAGCGGCGCCCGTCGGCTCGTCGACGACTTCGACATCCGGACCGCCGTCGGCGACGGTACGCAGATCACCATCACCAAGTGGTCTCGATGA
- a CDS encoding MFS transporter → MTPPPPPTAPTTDVTPGPAPAATPAPPVITPTPPAITPARGGLLVLVGMLLVALNLRAAVTSLGALLDEIRVGLGLSGAMAGVVTTLPTVAFAGLGALTPWLVRRWAAPRVLVLAMVALTVGQVLRAVTGSAAVFVLTSALALAGIAVANILLPMLVKQHFPHRTGLVTGAYTMALTVGTTVAAASAVPVAHAFGSWRAGLGVWAGLAALAVIPWVPLALRARAARRAADRAATPAAVVAAPARVRPGRTRLGWAMAVYFGAQSLSGYAIMGWLAQLFRDAGYRPEAAGLLLAGVTALGVPVALMMPTLAGRLATLRPLVLSLTAFSAAAYVGLALAPRGLAPLWVLLLALGQGAFPLILTTIGLRARTAEGTVALSAFAQSTGYVIAALGPLLVGILYGATGGWTAPIGFLLVALAVQTTAGMVIARPRYIEDER, encoded by the coding sequence ATGACGCCGCCACCCCCGCCCACCGCGCCCACCACCGACGTCACCCCCGGGCCGGCGCCGGCGGCCACCCCGGCCCCTCCTGTGATCACCCCGACGCCTCCGGCGATCACCCCGGCGCGCGGCGGCCTGCTGGTGCTGGTCGGGATGCTGCTGGTCGCGCTGAACCTGCGGGCCGCGGTGACCAGCCTCGGCGCGCTGCTCGACGAGATCCGCGTCGGGCTGGGACTCTCCGGCGCCATGGCCGGCGTGGTCACCACACTGCCCACCGTCGCGTTCGCCGGGCTCGGCGCGCTCACCCCGTGGCTGGTCCGCCGCTGGGCGGCACCCCGGGTGCTGGTGCTGGCCATGGTCGCGCTCACCGTCGGGCAGGTGCTGCGCGCGGTCACCGGCTCGGCAGCCGTCTTCGTGCTCACCAGCGCGCTCGCGCTGGCCGGCATCGCGGTCGCGAACATCCTGCTGCCGATGCTGGTCAAGCAGCACTTCCCGCACCGGACCGGGCTGGTCACCGGGGCGTACACGATGGCGCTGACGGTGGGCACGACGGTGGCCGCCGCCTCCGCGGTGCCGGTGGCCCACGCCTTCGGCTCCTGGCGGGCCGGGCTCGGCGTCTGGGCCGGGCTGGCCGCACTGGCCGTGATCCCGTGGGTGCCGCTGGCGCTGCGGGCGCGCGCCGCGCGCCGGGCCGCCGACCGGGCCGCGACCCCGGCGGCGGTCGTCGCGGCCCCGGCGCGGGTACGGCCCGGCCGGACCCGGCTCGGCTGGGCCATGGCGGTCTACTTCGGGGCGCAGTCGCTCAGCGGGTACGCGATCATGGGCTGGCTGGCCCAGCTCTTCCGGGACGCCGGCTACCGGCCCGAGGCGGCCGGCCTACTGCTCGCCGGCGTGACGGCGCTGGGCGTGCCGGTGGCGCTGATGATGCCCACGCTGGCCGGGCGGCTGGCCACGCTGCGCCCACTGGTGCTGTCGCTGACCGCGTTCTCCGCCGCCGCGTACGTCGGACTGGCGCTCGCGCCGCGCGGCCTGGCGCCGCTGTGGGTGCTGCTGCTCGCGCTCGGCCAGGGCGCGTTCCCGCTCATCCTGACCACGATCGGGCTGCGCGCCCGGACCGCCGAGGGCACCGTCGCGCTCTCCGCCTTCGCGCAGAGCACCGGGTACGTCATCGCCGCACTCGGCCCGCTGCTGGTCGGCATCCTCTACGGTGCGACCGGCGGCTGGACCGCCCCGATCGGCTTCCTGCTGGTGGCACTCGCCGTGCAGACGACCGCGGGCATGGTGATCGCCCGTCCCCGCTACATCGAGGACGAGCGCTGA
- a CDS encoding helix-turn-helix domain-containing protein yields MDVGPRIRALRMERGISLSTLARLAGVGKATLSGLENGVRNPTLETLYAITAQLGVPLTAVLSAPEQTPTVRGAAVGATLLEVFHDRDATYELYRMRVSPGPAQLSPAHQAGVTEHVTVFSGVLRAGPADAPLTGGPGEYLRWTSDVPHSYAAVGDEQVRASLLLRYPRSSGKDS; encoded by the coding sequence ATGGACGTCGGCCCACGGATCCGCGCCCTCCGGATGGAACGGGGGATCTCACTCTCCACGCTCGCCCGGCTGGCCGGCGTCGGCAAGGCCACGCTCTCCGGCCTGGAGAACGGCGTCCGCAACCCCACCCTGGAGACGCTGTACGCGATCACCGCGCAGCTCGGTGTGCCGCTGACCGCCGTGCTCTCCGCCCCCGAGCAGACGCCGACCGTACGCGGGGCCGCGGTCGGCGCCACGCTGCTGGAGGTGTTCCACGACCGCGACGCGACATACGAGCTGTACCGGATGCGGGTCAGCCCGGGGCCCGCGCAGCTCTCCCCCGCCCACCAGGCCGGCGTCACCGAACACGTGACCGTCTTCTCGGGCGTGCTGCGCGCCGGCCCGGCGGACGCCCCGCTCACCGGTGGCCCGGGAGAGTACCTGCGCTGGACCTCCGACGTGCCGCACAGCTACGCCGCGGTGGGCGACGAGCAGGTCCGGGCCAGCCTGCTGCTGCGCTATCCGCGTTCATCCGGGAAGGACAGTTGA
- a CDS encoding benzoate/H(+) symporter BenE family transporter, with amino-acid sequence MAGRLQPVLAGVVTALVGFASSFTVVLAGLRAVGADPVQAASGLLTLCVASGCCAVWLGLRHRLPLAIAWSTPGAALLVATGPVPGGWPAAVGAFLLTGLLIIAAGLIPALGRAVAAIPGPVASAMLAGVLLPLCTAPVRALVEVPRLAGPVVLVWLLLHRFARRWAVPGALAVAVMAIALTTSGPARLDLAPVVTLTAPAWTLPAVVGLALPLFLVTMAAQNVPGTAVLAGYGYRAPLGSALRVTGLATALGASAGGHAVNLAAITAALAAGPDAHPDPDRRWIASITAGIGMALLGLGAGAATTLVLLSPPVLVEAVAGLALLAALAGAVSAAVARPETREAAVVTFVVTASGVSLLGIGGAFWGLVAGCLMLLLFRRRPAVAPPPAAAPPADPDGRPEVGPDLAASHRQG; translated from the coding sequence ATGGCCGGTCGACTCCAACCCGTGCTGGCCGGCGTGGTGACCGCCCTGGTCGGCTTCGCCAGCTCGTTCACCGTCGTGCTGGCCGGGCTGCGCGCGGTCGGCGCCGACCCGGTCCAGGCCGCCTCCGGCCTGCTCACGCTCTGCGTGGCCAGCGGTTGCTGCGCCGTCTGGCTCGGCCTGCGGCACCGGCTGCCGCTCGCCATCGCCTGGTCCACGCCGGGCGCGGCGCTGCTGGTCGCCACCGGGCCGGTCCCGGGCGGCTGGCCCGCCGCCGTGGGCGCCTTCCTGCTCACCGGCCTGCTGATCATCGCCGCCGGACTGATCCCGGCTCTCGGCCGCGCGGTCGCGGCGATCCCCGGCCCGGTCGCCTCCGCCATGCTCGCCGGCGTGCTGCTGCCGCTCTGCACCGCGCCGGTGCGCGCGCTGGTGGAGGTGCCCCGGCTGGCCGGTCCGGTGGTGCTCGTCTGGCTGCTGCTGCACCGCTTCGCGCGCCGCTGGGCGGTGCCCGGCGCGCTCGCGGTGGCCGTGATGGCGATCGCGCTGACCACCTCCGGCCCGGCCCGGCTGGACCTCGCCCCGGTCGTCACGCTGACCGCGCCGGCCTGGACGCTGCCCGCCGTCGTCGGGCTGGCGCTACCGCTGTTCCTGGTCACCATGGCCGCGCAGAACGTGCCCGGCACCGCCGTGCTCGCCGGCTACGGCTACCGGGCGCCGCTGGGCTCCGCGCTACGGGTCACCGGGCTCGCCACCGCGCTCGGCGCGTCGGCCGGCGGCCACGCGGTGAACCTGGCCGCGATCACCGCCGCACTCGCCGCCGGCCCGGACGCCCACCCCGACCCGGACCGGCGCTGGATCGCCTCGATCACCGCCGGGATCGGCATGGCGCTGCTCGGCCTCGGCGCCGGCGCGGCGACCACCCTGGTGCTGCTCTCCCCGCCGGTGCTGGTCGAGGCGGTGGCCGGGCTGGCGCTGCTCGCCGCGCTGGCCGGCGCGGTGTCGGCGGCGGTCGCCCGGCCGGAGACCCGGGAGGCCGCCGTGGTCACGTTCGTGGTCACCGCGTCCGGGGTCAGCCTGCTCGGGATCGGCGGCGCGTTCTGGGGCCTGGTCGCCGGCTGCCTGATGCTGCTGCTCTTCCGCCGCCGCCCGGCCGTCGCCCCGCCACCGGCTGCCGCGCCACCGGCCGATCCCGACGGACGTCCCGAAGTCGGCCCGGATCTGGCGGCGTCACACCGGCAGGGCTGA
- a CDS encoding SpoIIE family protein phosphatase: MSIDVVPDHGVWFRVDNGATAGGVRRVAERLGRQLGLSAERIADLAIVTAEITSNLVKHAREGALLLRPARRDGRAGVELVAIDSGPGMADLTVSSADGHSTVGTLGIGLGAIARQSSRFDAYSRPGGGTVLCAQVWDGPPPAPDWAGGLARPITGEQDSGDGYAVRLVEGRRQVLVCDGLGHGPLAAAATGAAVAAFRSAPAGPPDIVVRHLHAAISHTRGAALAVAEPDAETGQLHYAGLGNIAAMIVIIGERRRGLVSLPGIAGHQRPTVRGYDYPFPPGATLVMHSDGVVDRWDLDDYPGLVARPPLLAAAALLRDAGIRRDDACVLVARAAA; encoded by the coding sequence ATGAGCATCGACGTGGTCCCCGACCACGGCGTGTGGTTCCGGGTCGACAACGGCGCGACCGCCGGCGGCGTACGCCGGGTGGCCGAGCGGCTCGGGCGGCAGCTCGGGCTCAGCGCGGAGCGCATCGCTGACCTGGCCATCGTCACCGCCGAGATCACCAGCAACCTGGTCAAGCACGCCCGCGAGGGCGCCCTGCTGCTCCGTCCGGCGCGTCGGGACGGGCGGGCCGGGGTGGAGTTGGTGGCCATCGACTCCGGTCCGGGCATGGCCGATCTCACGGTCTCCTCGGCCGACGGGCACTCCACGGTCGGCACGCTCGGCATCGGCCTCGGCGCGATCGCCCGGCAGTCGAGCCGGTTCGACGCCTACTCGCGGCCCGGTGGGGGCACGGTCCTGTGCGCCCAGGTCTGGGACGGACCGCCGCCGGCGCCGGACTGGGCCGGCGGGCTGGCCCGGCCGATCACCGGCGAGCAGGACAGCGGCGACGGGTACGCGGTTCGGTTGGTCGAGGGCCGGCGACAGGTGCTGGTCTGTGACGGGTTGGGGCACGGCCCGCTGGCCGCCGCCGCCACCGGCGCCGCGGTCGCCGCGTTCCGCTCGGCGCCGGCCGGCCCGCCGGACATCGTGGTGCGGCACCTGCACGCCGCCATCTCGCACACCCGTGGCGCGGCGCTCGCGGTGGCCGAGCCCGACGCCGAGACCGGGCAACTGCACTACGCCGGCCTGGGCAACATCGCCGCCATGATCGTGATCATCGGCGAGCGGCGGCGCGGCCTGGTGTCGTTGCCGGGCATCGCCGGGCACCAGCGCCCCACGGTACGTGGCTACGACTACCCGTTCCCGCCCGGCGCGACGCTGGTGATGCACAGCGACGGCGTGGTGGACCGCTGGGATCTGGACGACTATCCCGGGCTGGTCGCCCGGCCGCCGCTGCTGGCCGCCGCCGCGTTGCTCCGCGACGCCGGGATCCGCCGTGACGACGCCTGTGTCTTGGTCGCCCGGGCGGCGGCATGA
- a CDS encoding STAS domain-containing protein, producing MALSAAQGGRLAELLSQHADRLTNRWIEIVASSLRGRLSRAELARQVQELHRAVADAGRQGIGDLADEHGGELRAVLAELSTSRARQGFSATETAISVFAIKDALLELMEQERGDETLRDFVAFSALIDQMGLFTFETFVRARESLIADQAEQLLELSTPVVKLWEGVVAVPLVGTLDSARAQVVMERLLQTLVDTGSPYAIIDITGVPAVDTQVAQHILKTVVAARLMGADCIISGIRPQIAQTIVALGIEFGDIATKASLADALRHVLRLTGVETAARRARREA from the coding sequence GTGGCATTGAGCGCAGCACAGGGCGGCCGGCTGGCCGAGCTGCTGAGTCAGCACGCAGATCGGTTGACCAACCGCTGGATCGAAATCGTCGCCAGCTCGTTACGCGGTCGACTGAGCCGGGCCGAGCTGGCCCGGCAGGTGCAGGAGTTGCACCGGGCGGTGGCCGACGCCGGCCGGCAGGGCATCGGCGACCTGGCCGACGAGCACGGCGGGGAGCTGCGGGCGGTGCTCGCCGAGCTCTCCACCAGCCGCGCCCGCCAGGGGTTCAGCGCCACCGAGACCGCGATCAGCGTGTTCGCGATCAAGGACGCCCTGCTGGAGCTGATGGAGCAGGAGCGGGGCGACGAGACTCTCCGCGACTTCGTCGCGTTCTCCGCGCTGATCGACCAGATGGGGCTGTTCACCTTCGAGACGTTCGTCCGGGCCCGGGAGAGCCTGATCGCCGACCAGGCGGAGCAGTTGCTGGAGCTCTCCACGCCGGTGGTCAAGCTCTGGGAGGGCGTGGTCGCCGTCCCGCTGGTCGGCACGCTCGACTCGGCCCGTGCCCAGGTGGTGATGGAGCGCCTGCTCCAGACGCTCGTCGACACCGGGTCGCCGTACGCGATCATCGACATCACCGGCGTGCCGGCGGTGGACACCCAGGTCGCCCAGCACATCCTCAAGACCGTGGTGGCCGCCCGGCTGATGGGTGCCGACTGCATCATCTCCGGCATCCGGCCGCAGATCGCCCAGACGATCGTCGCGCTCGGCATCGAGTTCGGCGACATCGCCACCAAGGCGAGCCTGGCCGACGCGCTCCGCCACGTCCTGCGCCTGACCGGCGTCGAGACCGCCGCGCGCCGCGCCCGCCGGGAGGCGTGA
- a CDS encoding sensor histidine kinase: MSERLLHLALRVEQDIFLVRQRGREVAAAIGLEHQDQVRIATALSEVARELLHGVDGADVTFSVDRDVTAGRTELRVDLSPVRPFPGGRYEPRSGAVARLVDSLRVMSVEGVTVVRMSRRVPHHAEELTPERADQLRAELAERAPGSALDELAAQNAQLIAALDEVRSQRDELAVLNAELQETNHGVMALYNQLTEELEETNRGVVALYAELDEKSAQLRAASESKSRFLANVSHELRAPVTAIIGLGRLLADSASDPLTGEQARQVGLIRSSAGDLLALVNELLDLAKAESGRIEPDWSEVDLRAVFGQLRGTLRALATRPGVELVVEEPPAPATVRSDEVLLAQVLRNLMHNGLKFTERGEVRLRAERRDEVWSLTVTDTGVGIPPELHERIFEEFYQVPGTTRVGGTGLGLPYARRLVTLLGGTLELTSEPGRGSRFTVVLPVGGA; the protein is encoded by the coding sequence ATGAGCGAACGGCTCCTGCACCTGGCGCTCCGGGTCGAGCAGGACATCTTCCTGGTCCGGCAGCGCGGCCGGGAGGTGGCCGCGGCGATCGGGCTGGAGCACCAGGACCAGGTCCGGATCGCCACCGCGCTCAGCGAGGTGGCGCGGGAGTTGCTGCACGGCGTGGACGGCGCCGACGTCACGTTCTCCGTCGACCGGGACGTCACGGCCGGTCGGACGGAGCTGCGGGTGGACCTGTCACCGGTCCGTCCGTTTCCCGGCGGCCGGTACGAGCCGCGGTCCGGCGCGGTCGCGCGTCTCGTGGACTCGTTGCGGGTGATGTCGGTCGAGGGCGTTACCGTCGTGAGGATGTCCCGACGAGTACCGCACCACGCCGAGGAGCTGACACCGGAACGCGCCGACCAGCTCCGCGCCGAGCTGGCGGAGCGCGCTCCGGGCTCCGCGCTGGACGAGCTGGCCGCACAGAACGCCCAGCTCATCGCCGCGCTCGACGAGGTGCGCTCGCAGCGGGACGAGCTGGCGGTGCTCAACGCCGAGCTCCAGGAGACCAACCATGGCGTGATGGCGCTCTACAACCAGCTCACCGAGGAGCTGGAGGAGACCAACCGCGGCGTGGTGGCGCTCTACGCCGAGCTGGACGAGAAGTCCGCCCAGTTGCGGGCCGCCAGCGAGTCGAAGAGCCGGTTCCTGGCCAACGTCAGTCACGAGCTGCGTGCCCCGGTCACCGCGATCATCGGCCTGGGGCGGCTGCTGGCCGACTCCGCGTCCGATCCGCTGACCGGCGAGCAGGCCCGGCAGGTGGGGCTGATCCGGTCCTCCGCGGGCGACCTGCTGGCCCTGGTGAACGAGCTGCTCGATCTGGCGAAGGCCGAGTCCGGGCGGATCGAGCCGGACTGGTCCGAGGTGGACCTGCGCGCGGTGTTCGGGCAGTTGCGCGGCACGCTGCGGGCGTTGGCCACCCGACCCGGGGTGGAGCTGGTGGTCGAGGAGCCGCCGGCCCCGGCGACCGTCCGCTCGGACGAGGTGCTGCTCGCCCAGGTGCTGCGCAATCTGATGCACAACGGCCTGAAGTTCACCGAGCGGGGCGAGGTGCGGCTGCGCGCCGAGCGCCGCGACGAGGTGTGGTCGCTCACGGTCACGGACACCGGCGTCGGCATCCCGCCCGAGTTGCACGAACGGATCTTCGAGGAGTTCTACCAGGTGCCGGGTACGACCCGGGTCGGCGGCACCGGGCTCGGCCTGCCGTACGCCCGGCGGCTGGTCACCCTGCTCGGCGGCACACTGGAGCTGACCAGCGAACCGGGCCGGGGCAGCAGGTTCACCGTGGTCCTGCCCGTGGGCGGAGCGTGA
- the mscL gene encoding large conductance mechanosensitive channel protein MscL, with the protein MLKGFKDFIMRGNVVDLAVGVVIGAAFTGVVTQLTKSFLEPLVRVFIVLITGNKNGLTGSTPSFRGIPFDWVAFINALITFVLTAAALYFLVVYPMNRLAERRKRGEEPPPSAPSEEVKLLTEIRDALLAGGHGTPAQRGALDDVLGRRQEPPAPR; encoded by the coding sequence ATGCTCAAGGGCTTCAAGGACTTCATCATGCGCGGCAACGTCGTCGACCTGGCGGTCGGCGTCGTCATCGGTGCCGCGTTCACCGGCGTGGTCACGCAGCTGACCAAGTCGTTCCTGGAACCACTGGTACGCGTGTTCATCGTGCTGATCACCGGCAACAAGAACGGGCTCACCGGCTCGACCCCGAGCTTCCGGGGCATCCCGTTCGACTGGGTGGCGTTCATCAACGCGTTGATCACATTCGTGCTCACCGCGGCGGCGCTGTACTTCCTGGTCGTCTACCCGATGAACCGGCTCGCCGAGCGGCGCAAGCGCGGCGAGGAGCCGCCGCCGTCGGCGCCGAGCGAAGAGGTGAAGCTGCTCACCGAGATCCGGGACGCGCTGCTCGCCGGCGGACACGGCACGCCCGCCCAGCGCGGCGCGCTTGACGACGTGCTCGGCCGCCGGCAGGAGCCGCCGGCCCCGCGCTGA
- a CDS encoding FadR/GntR family transcriptional regulator, protein MTPVVDSVAVPPRGHRVRRTIEQLRARILGGEWPVGARIPTEPQLVAALGVGRNTVREAVRALVHAGVLECRQGSGTYVVSTDELAPVVARRLTDDRMTEVIEVRRAFEVEAARLAALRRTPEDLAALDAALDAREAAWRSGRVDGFVEADAALHTAVVAAAHNAMLAELYASVGAALRRTVAHAMGPALTAERYVDHGRLVAAIRAGDPARAAIEAGAFLEGPPGA, encoded by the coding sequence GTGACACCCGTCGTGGATTCCGTCGCCGTGCCACCGCGCGGTCACCGGGTCCGCCGAACGATCGAGCAGCTCCGGGCACGCATCCTGGGCGGCGAGTGGCCGGTGGGCGCGCGCATCCCCACCGAGCCCCAACTCGTGGCCGCGCTCGGCGTGGGGCGCAACACGGTCCGCGAGGCGGTCCGCGCGCTCGTGCACGCCGGCGTGCTCGAGTGCCGGCAGGGCTCCGGCACCTACGTGGTGTCGACCGACGAGCTGGCCCCGGTGGTGGCCCGCCGGCTCACCGACGACCGGATGACCGAGGTGATCGAGGTCCGGCGCGCGTTCGAGGTGGAGGCCGCCCGGCTCGCCGCGCTGCGGCGTACCCCCGAGGACCTGGCGGCGCTCGACGCCGCGCTCGACGCCCGGGAGGCCGCGTGGCGCTCCGGCCGGGTGGACGGGTTCGTCGAGGCCGACGCCGCGCTGCACACGGCGGTGGTGGCCGCCGCGCACAACGCCATGCTCGCCGAGCTGTACGCCTCCGTCGGCGCCGCGCTGCGCCGCACCGTCGCGCACGCGATGGGCCCGGCGCTGACCGCCGAGCGGTACGTCGACCACGGTCGGCTGGTGGCGGCGATCCGGGCCGGCGACCCGGCGCGGGCAGCGATCGAGGCCGGTGCTTTTCTCGAGGGGCCGCCCGGGGCATAG
- a CDS encoding STAS domain-containing protein: MERVPILKIGDILLVSIQVDMSDQTAIQLQEDLAERIVATGCHGVIIDITALDIVDSFVGRMLSTIASISKVLDAETVVVGMRPAVAITLVELGLSLNGIRTALNVERGMELIAASRADDWDAALVDDEDTETTATP, from the coding sequence ATGGAGCGGGTGCCGATCCTCAAGATCGGCGACATCCTGCTGGTCTCCATCCAGGTCGACATGTCCGACCAGACGGCCATCCAGCTCCAGGAGGACCTGGCGGAGCGGATCGTCGCCACCGGGTGCCACGGCGTCATCATCGACATCACGGCGCTGGACATCGTCGACTCCTTCGTCGGCCGGATGCTCTCCACCATCGCGTCCATCTCCAAGGTGCTGGACGCCGAGACCGTGGTGGTCGGGATGCGTCCCGCGGTCGCCATCACGCTGGTCGAGCTGGGGCTGTCGCTCAACGGCATCCGGACCGCGCTGAACGTCGAGCGTGGCATGGAACTGATCGCGGCGAGCCGCGCCGACGACTGGGACGCGGCGCTCGTCGACGACGAGGACACCGAGACGACGGCGACGCCATGA